From Streptomyces sp. NBC_00683, one genomic window encodes:
- a CDS encoding L,D-transpeptidase — translation MTISGKIRTGAGTRRGVTLSVAGLVAAPAIVLGTGTSAQAASCTAAKGPYQIQVERNLKLPADGRQSTADCNAIRSYQVAKGITPAIGYAGPVTWRTMKTIAAQKAAGKTPNAAKKCPTNKGRIACVDLTRQLTWIQDGSKLKFGPVPVRTGRNGAETRTGSRKVYWRSINHWSTLYDVRMPYAQFFDGGQAFHSVTKSMYNNPGSAGCVNMRPADAKSYWNLLKNGDDVFVYGRKPGT, via the coding sequence ATGACAATCTCGGGGAAGATACGCACCGGCGCGGGGACACGGCGCGGGGTCACGCTGTCCGTCGCCGGTCTGGTGGCCGCACCGGCCATCGTCCTGGGCACCGGGACCTCCGCCCAGGCGGCGTCCTGCACGGCGGCCAAGGGGCCGTACCAGATCCAGGTCGAGAGGAACCTGAAGCTGCCCGCCGACGGCCGGCAGTCGACGGCCGACTGCAACGCGATCCGTTCCTACCAGGTGGCCAAGGGCATCACCCCGGCCATCGGGTACGCGGGGCCGGTGACCTGGCGCACGATGAAGACGATCGCCGCCCAGAAGGCGGCCGGGAAGACCCCCAACGCCGCGAAGAAGTGCCCCACCAACAAGGGGCGCATCGCGTGCGTGGACCTGACCCGGCAGCTGACCTGGATCCAGGACGGCAGCAAGCTGAAGTTCGGTCCGGTGCCGGTGCGGACGGGCCGTAACGGCGCGGAGACGCGGACCGGCTCCCGCAAGGTCTACTGGCGCAGCATCAACCACTGGTCGACGCTCTACGACGTCCGCATGCCGTACGCGCAGTTCTTCGACGGCGGCCAGGCGTTCCACTCGGTCACCAAGTCCATGTACAACAACCCCGGCTCGGCGGGCTGCGTCAACATGCGCCCCGCGGACGCGAAGTCATACTGGAACCTGCTGAAGAACGGCGACGACGTCTTCGTGTACGGACGTAAGCCCGGCACCTGA
- a CDS encoding sigma-70 family RNA polymerase sigma factor, translated as MSDLTATAGTSVDSRLEEYRIELTGYCYRMLGSAFEAEDAVQDTLVRAWRNFDKFEGRSSLRSWLYRIATNVCLDMLNAGNKRARPVDLTGPTPLAQAALNPLPENTWLEPMPDGRILPSVADPAEAAVARESVRLAFVAALQHLPPKQRAVLILREVLAWKASEVAELLDTSVASVNSALQRARATLADTDSSAPDTANPLDDEQRKLLDRYVAAFEGYDMAALTALLHEDAVMTMPPFDLWLQGHDDITGFMLSIGASCEGSRLVATEANGSPAFAHYKPNPDGPGFVPWAVQVIDISGGSITGMHCFLDTPRWFPLFGLPDHLEADAS; from the coding sequence ATGAGTGATCTGACAGCCACGGCCGGGACGAGTGTCGACAGCCGTCTGGAGGAATACCGGATCGAGCTGACGGGCTACTGCTACCGGATGCTCGGTTCGGCCTTCGAGGCGGAGGACGCGGTCCAGGACACGCTCGTGCGTGCCTGGCGCAACTTCGACAAGTTCGAGGGCCGTTCCTCGCTGCGCTCGTGGCTGTACCGGATCGCGACGAACGTGTGCCTGGACATGCTGAACGCGGGCAACAAGCGGGCGCGGCCGGTCGACCTGACCGGCCCGACGCCGCTGGCGCAGGCGGCGCTCAATCCGCTTCCGGAGAACACCTGGCTCGAGCCGATGCCGGACGGCCGCATCCTGCCCTCGGTGGCCGACCCGGCCGAGGCCGCCGTGGCACGTGAGTCGGTGCGCCTCGCCTTCGTCGCCGCTCTGCAGCATCTGCCGCCCAAGCAGCGTGCCGTGCTGATCCTGCGCGAGGTCCTCGCGTGGAAGGCGAGCGAGGTCGCCGAGCTCCTCGACACCTCGGTCGCCTCGGTCAACAGCGCCCTGCAGAGGGCACGGGCGACGCTCGCGGACACGGACAGCTCGGCCCCCGACACCGCGAACCCGCTGGACGACGAGCAGCGCAAGCTCCTCGACCGGTACGTGGCGGCCTTCGAGGGGTACGACATGGCGGCGCTGACCGCGCTGCTCCACGAGGACGCCGTGATGACCATGCCGCCGTTCGACCTCTGGCTGCAGGGGCACGACGACATCACGGGCTTCATGCTCAGCATCGGCGCGAGCTGCGAGGGCTCCCGGCTGGTGGCGACCGAGGCCAACGGATCCCCGGCCTTCGCGCACTACAAGCCGAACCCCGACGGACCGGGCTTCGTGCCGTGGGCGGTGCAGGTCATCGACATCTCGGGGGGTTCCATCACCGGGATGCACTGCTTCCTGGACACGCCGCGCTGGTTCCCGCTGTTCGGTCTCCCCGACCATCTGGAGGCAGACGCCTCGTGA
- a CDS encoding STAS domain-containing protein, with protein MSFGRHAGLCGVDAMTPNALVLTGRITRADVPGLCAELEALLRGREDAGPPAAVDCDVGGVLRPDLALVEALARLALVARRAGGAELRLRNVPGELRALLDLVGLADVVGLGGADQERDPV; from the coding sequence ATGAGTTTCGGGCGTCACGCCGGTCTCTGTGGTGTGGATGCCATGACACCGAACGCTCTCGTCCTCACCGGCCGCATCACCAGGGCCGATGTGCCGGGACTCTGTGCCGAGCTGGAGGCACTGCTGCGCGGCCGCGAGGACGCCGGGCCGCCCGCGGCGGTGGACTGCGATGTGGGCGGTGTCCTGCGCCCGGACCTCGCCCTGGTCGAGGCGCTGGCCCGGCTGGCGCTCGTCGCGCGCCGGGCCGGAGGCGCCGAGCTGCGGCTGCGCAACGTACCGGGCGAACTCCGGGCGCTGCTCGACCTCGTGGGTCTGGCCGATGTGGTGGGCCTGGGTGGTGCGGACCAGGAGAGGGACCCGGTCTGA
- a CDS encoding Uma2 family endonuclease: MSALTVDPVPGNGQEWDDLVRIWEETDAPEGCKVEIIEGIVTVSPPPSDEHNITAELLQRRLYAVLPEDWGIYQTVGVSIPGQDGLYIPDLVILPRDALTGTGSPVPAGEALLVVEITSKANANHDRIKKAHGYAKAGAELFLLLDPWHSGRPTATLYGDPERGTYRVLESVEYGGKLALPEPFGLEVDTGMFPVC, encoded by the coding sequence ATGAGCGCACTCACTGTCGATCCCGTCCCGGGCAACGGCCAGGAATGGGACGACCTCGTCCGTATCTGGGAGGAGACGGACGCACCCGAGGGCTGCAAGGTGGAGATCATCGAGGGGATCGTCACCGTGTCGCCACCGCCGTCCGATGAGCACAACATCACCGCGGAGTTGTTGCAACGCCGGCTCTACGCCGTGCTGCCGGAGGACTGGGGTATTTACCAGACGGTCGGTGTCTCGATTCCGGGCCAGGACGGGCTGTACATTCCGGACCTGGTGATTCTGCCCCGTGACGCCCTCACCGGGACCGGCAGTCCCGTTCCGGCGGGGGAGGCTCTGCTCGTCGTGGAGATCACCTCCAAGGCGAATGCCAACCATGACCGCATCAAGAAGGCACACGGCTACGCGAAAGCGGGGGCCGAACTCTTCCTGCTCCTTGACCCATGGCACTCCGGTCGGCCCACTGCCACCCTCTACGGTGACCCGGAGCGTGGCACCTACCGTGTCTTGGAGTCGGTCGAGTACGGCGGGAAGCTGGCGCTCCCCGAGCCGTTCGGGCTGGAAGTGGACACGGGGATGTTCCCGGTCTGCTGA
- a CDS encoding thymidine phosphorylase, whose translation MDAISVIRTKRDRGELSPEQIDWVIDAYTRGEVADEQMSALAMAILLNGMNRTEIARWTAAMIASGERMNFDALSRPTTDKHSTGGVGDKITLPLAPLVAACGAAVPQLSGRGLGHTGGTLDKLESIRGWRAHLTNAEMLHVLDTTGAVICAAGDQLAPADKKLYALRDVTGTVEAIPLIASSIMSKKIAEGTGALVLDVKVGSGAFMKTIEDARELASTMVALGTDSGVRTVALLTDMSTPLGLTAGNALEVRESVEVLAGGGPKDVIDLTLALAREMLDAAGLKDADPEKALADGSAMDVWRRMISAQGGDPDAELPVAREQHVVTAPSSGVLTRLDAYDIGVAAWRLGAGRARKEDPVQEGAGIELHAKPGDTVTEGQPLLTLHTETPEKFEYALKALPDSYDIAPAGTPFAATPVVRERIA comes from the coding sequence ATGGACGCCATCTCCGTCATCCGCACGAAGCGGGACCGCGGCGAGCTGAGCCCCGAGCAGATCGACTGGGTCATCGACGCGTACACCCGCGGCGAGGTCGCCGACGAGCAGATGTCCGCGTTGGCCATGGCGATCCTGCTGAACGGTATGAACCGCACCGAGATCGCCCGCTGGACCGCCGCGATGATCGCCTCCGGTGAGCGGATGAACTTCGACGCGCTCTCCCGCCCCACCACCGACAAGCACTCCACCGGCGGCGTCGGCGACAAGATCACGCTGCCGCTCGCCCCGCTGGTCGCCGCCTGCGGCGCCGCGGTGCCGCAGCTCAGCGGCCGGGGCCTCGGCCACACCGGCGGGACCCTCGACAAACTGGAGTCCATCCGCGGCTGGCGGGCGCACCTCACGAACGCCGAGATGCTGCACGTCCTCGACACCACCGGGGCCGTGATCTGCGCCGCGGGCGACCAACTCGCCCCCGCCGACAAGAAGCTGTACGCGCTCCGCGATGTCACCGGCACCGTCGAGGCCATCCCGCTCATCGCCAGCTCGATCATGTCCAAGAAGATCGCCGAGGGCACGGGCGCGCTCGTCCTGGACGTCAAGGTCGGTTCCGGCGCCTTCATGAAGACCATCGAGGACGCCCGTGAACTGGCCTCCACCATGGTCGCGCTGGGCACCGACAGCGGTGTACGGACGGTCGCGCTGCTCACCGACATGTCCACCCCGCTCGGCCTGACGGCGGGCAACGCCCTGGAGGTACGCGAGTCCGTCGAGGTCCTCGCCGGCGGCGGCCCCAAGGACGTCATCGACCTGACCCTCGCGCTGGCCCGCGAGATGCTCGACGCTGCCGGGCTCAAGGACGCCGACCCGGAGAAGGCACTCGCCGACGGCTCCGCGATGGACGTGTGGCGCCGCATGATCTCCGCCCAGGGCGGCGACCCGGACGCCGAGCTCCCCGTCGCCCGCGAGCAGCACGTGGTGACGGCCCCGTCCTCGGGCGTGCTGACCCGCCTGGACGCCTACGACATCGGTGTGGCCGCCTGGCGCCTCGGTGCGGGCCGCGCGCGCAAGGAGGACCCGGTGCAGGAGGGTGCGGGCATCGAGCTGCACGCCAAGCCCGGTGACACGGTGACCGAGGGCCAGCCGCTGCTGACGCTGCACACGGAGACTCCGGAGAAGTTCGAGTACGCGCTGAAGGCACTGCCCGACTCGTACGACATCGCTCCGGCCGGCACACCGTTCGCCGCCACGCCGGTCGTGCGGGAACGTATCGCCTGA
- a CDS encoding cytidine deaminase, with translation MTPPTADAGAATVDWESLRRAARDAMSRAYAPYSGFPVGVAALVDDGRTIVGCNVENASYGIGLCAECGLVSQLAATGGGRLTHFTCVDGRGAVLVPCGRCRQLLYEFGGPELVLETPDGFRTLDEMLPQAFGPQHLR, from the coding sequence GTGACACCGCCGACCGCGGATGCCGGTGCGGCGACTGTCGACTGGGAGTCGCTGCGCAGGGCCGCCCGGGACGCGATGTCCCGGGCGTACGCCCCGTACTCGGGCTTCCCGGTCGGTGTCGCGGCCCTGGTCGACGACGGCCGCACGATCGTCGGCTGCAACGTCGAGAACGCGTCGTACGGCATTGGCCTGTGCGCCGAGTGCGGCCTGGTCTCCCAGCTTGCCGCCACGGGCGGCGGCCGGCTGACCCACTTCACCTGTGTGGACGGCAGGGGCGCGGTGCTCGTGCCGTGCGGGCGGTGCCGGCAGCTGCTGTACGAGTTCGGGGGGCCCGAGCTCGTCCTGGAGACCCCGGACGGCTTCCGGACGCTCGACGAGATGCTGCCGCAGGCTTTCGGGCCGCAGCACCTGAGGTAA
- a CDS encoding ABC transporter permease, producing MSTQVPAARVAPKKGGGRRKLSLPVVLLIIAGALALVSLVRLISGAEDVTSVGQVAGALELAVPIGLAGLGGLWAERAGVINIGLEGMMILGTWFGAWAGFQWGPWVGVLFGIIGGALGGLLHAVMTVTFGVNHIVSGVAINILAVGVTRYLSNFTFAQEPGGSSKQSPRLEEIDKITIPGLSDWMQDLQQEHWFFVSDLAGIIGGLVTGLSLLTVVALLLVPATWWILWRTAFGLRLRSCGESPVAAETLGVNVYKYKYIAVVISGGLAGLGGAFLAIVATSIYQEGQTGGRGYIGLAAMIFGNWMPGGMALGAGLFGFTDSLKLRGGAENVHAMLLLLAILLVIAAFWQLYRKKYVSAVISAACSALLFTWYALTDQVPSQFVDAAPYVTTLLVLALSAQRLRPPKADGVPYRKGEGK from the coding sequence GTGAGCACCCAAGTACCTGCCGCACGCGTCGCCCCCAAGAAGGGCGGCGGACGCCGCAAGCTCTCCCTGCCCGTCGTCCTCCTGATCATCGCCGGTGCCCTCGCCCTGGTCTCGCTGGTACGCCTCATCAGCGGTGCGGAGGACGTGACCTCCGTCGGACAGGTCGCGGGCGCCCTCGAACTGGCCGTTCCCATCGGCCTCGCCGGTCTCGGCGGTCTGTGGGCCGAGCGGGCCGGCGTCATCAACATCGGGCTCGAGGGCATGATGATCCTCGGCACCTGGTTCGGTGCCTGGGCCGGATTCCAGTGGGGCCCGTGGGTGGGCGTGCTGTTCGGCATCATCGGCGGCGCGCTCGGCGGTCTGCTGCACGCGGTCATGACCGTCACCTTCGGCGTGAACCACATCGTCTCCGGTGTGGCGATCAACATCCTCGCCGTCGGAGTCACCCGCTACCTCTCGAACTTCACCTTCGCCCAGGAGCCGGGCGGCTCCTCCAAGCAGTCCCCCCGGCTCGAGGAGATCGACAAGATCACCATTCCGGGGCTGTCGGACTGGATGCAGGACCTGCAACAGGAACACTGGTTCTTCGTCTCCGACCTCGCCGGCATCATCGGCGGGCTCGTCACCGGACTGTCCCTGCTGACCGTCGTGGCCCTGCTGCTGGTCCCCGCCACGTGGTGGATCCTGTGGCGCACCGCGTTCGGCCTGCGGCTCCGCTCCTGCGGCGAGAGCCCGGTGGCCGCCGAGACCCTCGGCGTGAACGTCTACAAGTACAAGTACATCGCCGTCGTCATCTCCGGCGGACTGGCGGGACTCGGTGGTGCGTTCCTCGCCATCGTCGCCACGAGCATCTACCAGGAGGGCCAGACCGGCGGCCGCGGTTACATCGGTCTCGCCGCGATGATCTTCGGTAACTGGATGCCGGGCGGAATGGCCCTGGGTGCCGGGCTCTTCGGCTTCACCGACAGCCTCAAGCTGCGCGGTGGCGCGGAGAACGTGCACGCGATGCTGCTGCTCCTGGCGATCCTGCTGGTGATCGCCGCGTTCTGGCAGCTGTACCGGAAGAAGTACGTGTCCGCGGTGATCTCGGCGGCCTGTTCCGCGCTGCTGTTCACCTGGTACGCGCTGACGGACCAGGTCCCGAGCCAGTTCGTCGACGCCGCTCCGTACGTCACCACGCTGCTCGTGCTCGCACTGTCGGCGCAGCGGCTGCGGCCGCCGAAGGCGGACGGTGTGCCGTACCGCAAGGGCGAGGGCAAGTGA
- a CDS encoding ABC transporter permease, with protein sequence MKKFDKDRLILGFAGPVLALVVAFALATVVLLISNRDPFELYRLLFEQASYSDVQVLIINQAGTYYLAALAVAVGFRMNLFNIGVDGQYRLAAMMAALVGASVSLPGPLHIALIVVVAMLVGAFWAGIAGILKTTRGVSEVVSTIMLNSIATSLIAWLILPKNFGDQAAGSNNLTTGEIPESGWFPGLSLGAEAGEIYGFTFVAAGCGLVYWFVLNRTRFGFDLRATGASETAAQASGVDAKKMILTSMLISGAVAGLAGMATLLGDTHTYSLDFPVGIGFTGITIALLGRNHPVGIALSALLIAFLDKASSSLDQFGFEKEIATIMQGLIVISVVISYELVRRYGTRRQQQKVGEELAAGHALTTEKEAAL encoded by the coding sequence ATGAAGAAATTCGACAAGGACCGGCTGATCCTGGGCTTCGCAGGGCCGGTACTCGCCCTGGTCGTCGCCTTCGCGCTCGCCACCGTGGTCCTGCTCATCTCGAACCGTGATCCGTTCGAGCTGTACCGGCTGCTGTTCGAGCAGGCGTCGTACTCCGACGTACAGGTACTGATCATCAACCAGGCCGGTACGTACTACCTCGCCGCTCTCGCGGTCGCGGTCGGCTTCCGGATGAACCTCTTCAACATCGGCGTCGACGGCCAGTACCGCCTCGCGGCGATGATGGCGGCCCTGGTCGGCGCGAGCGTCAGCCTTCCCGGACCGCTCCACATCGCCCTGATCGTCGTCGTCGCCATGCTGGTGGGCGCGTTCTGGGCCGGCATCGCGGGCATCCTCAAGACGACGCGGGGGGTGAGCGAGGTCGTTTCGACGATCATGCTGAACTCCATCGCGACCTCGTTGATCGCCTGGCTGATCCTGCCGAAGAACTTCGGTGACCAGGCAGCCGGTTCCAACAACCTGACCACGGGCGAGATCCCGGAGTCCGGCTGGTTCCCGGGGCTGTCCCTGGGCGCCGAGGCCGGAGAGATCTACGGCTTCACCTTCGTCGCCGCCGGCTGCGGCCTCGTCTACTGGTTCGTCCTGAACCGCACCCGGTTCGGCTTCGACCTGCGGGCCACGGGCGCGAGCGAGACCGCCGCCCAGGCGTCCGGCGTGGACGCCAAGAAGATGATCCTGACCTCCATGCTCATCTCCGGCGCGGTCGCCGGTCTGGCCGGAATGGCGACGCTGCTGGGCGACACCCACACGTACAGCCTCGACTTCCCGGTCGGCATCGGCTTCACGGGCATCACCATCGCGCTGCTCGGCCGTAACCACCCGGTGGGCATCGCCCTCAGCGCCCTGCTGATCGCGTTCCTGGACAAGGCGTCCTCGTCGCTCGACCAGTTCGGGTTCGAGAAGGAGATCGCCACGATCATGCAGGGCCTGATCGTGATCTCCGTCGTCATCAGCTACGAACTGGTCCGCCGTTACGGGACCCGCCGTCAGCAGCAGAAGGTCGGCGAGGAACTCGCCGCCGGCCACGCCCTCACGACCGAGAAGGAGGCGGCCCTGTGA
- a CDS encoding ABC transporter ATP-binding protein, which yields MSGQGECVINASSSPPAVELHGITKRFPGVVANHDIGITVRKGTVHALVGENGAGKSTLMKILYGMQKPDEGTIAVDGEQVSFGNPGDAIARGIGMVHQHFMLADNFTVLENVVLGGESLYGIGSAARKKIKEISDAYGLGVRPDALVEDLGVADRQRVEILKVLYRGARILILDEPTAVLVPQEVDALFANLRELKAEGLTVIFISHKLGEVLSVADEITVIRRGTTVGTADPAHTTTKQLAELMVGSELPSPETRESTVTDVPMLRVEGLSLGVTDPDGVVRDVLSDVGFTIHKGEVLGIAGVEGNGQTELIDALIGMRAADSGVITLGDDDISRAPTRKRREAGIGYIPEDRHRHGVLLDAPLWENRILGHVSEKPNSRGFLLDPKAARQDTERIVREYDVRTPGIEVTAGSLSGGNQQKLIVGREMSHEPKLLIAAHPTRGVDVGAQAQIWDQIRAARREGLAVLLISADLDELIGLSDTLRVMYRGRLVADADPATITPEELGSAMTGAAAGRLDAAPEDEAR from the coding sequence CTGTCCGGCCAAGGAGAGTGCGTCATCAACGCGTCCAGCAGCCCCCCTGCCGTAGAACTGCACGGCATCACCAAGCGTTTCCCCGGCGTCGTCGCCAACCACGACATCGGCATCACCGTCCGCAAGGGCACCGTCCACGCCCTCGTCGGCGAGAACGGCGCCGGCAAGTCGACGCTGATGAAGATCCTCTACGGCATGCAGAAGCCGGACGAGGGAACCATCGCCGTGGACGGCGAGCAGGTCTCGTTCGGCAACCCCGGCGACGCCATCGCGCGCGGCATCGGCATGGTGCACCAGCACTTCATGCTCGCCGACAACTTCACCGTCCTGGAGAACGTCGTCCTCGGCGGCGAGAGCCTGTACGGCATCGGCTCCGCCGCACGTAAGAAGATCAAGGAGATCTCGGACGCGTACGGCCTGGGGGTCCGGCCCGACGCACTCGTCGAGGACCTCGGGGTCGCCGACCGCCAGCGCGTGGAGATCCTCAAGGTCCTCTACCGCGGCGCCCGCATCCTCATCCTCGACGAGCCGACCGCGGTGCTCGTGCCGCAGGAGGTCGACGCGCTCTTCGCGAACCTCCGCGAGCTCAAGGCCGAGGGACTCACCGTCATCTTCATCTCGCACAAGCTCGGCGAGGTCCTCTCGGTCGCCGACGAGATCACGGTGATCCGGCGCGGTACGACGGTGGGCACCGCGGATCCCGCGCACACGACCACCAAGCAGCTCGCCGAGCTGATGGTCGGCAGCGAGCTCCCCTCGCCCGAGACCCGTGAGTCCACGGTGACGGATGTGCCGATGCTTCGCGTCGAGGGCCTCTCCCTCGGCGTGACGGACCCGGACGGGGTCGTCCGTGACGTCCTGTCCGATGTCGGCTTCACCATTCACAAGGGTGAGGTCCTCGGCATCGCGGGCGTCGAGGGCAACGGGCAGACCGAGCTGATCGACGCGCTCATCGGCATGCGGGCGGCCGACAGCGGTGTGATCACCCTGGGCGACGACGACATCTCCCGCGCGCCCACGCGCAAGCGGCGCGAGGCGGGCATCGGCTACATCCCCGAGGACCGGCACCGGCACGGAGTCCTGCTGGACGCACCGCTCTGGGAGAACCGCATCCTCGGCCACGTCAGCGAGAAGCCCAACAGCCGCGGGTTCCTGCTGGACCCCAAGGCGGCGCGCCAGGACACCGAGCGGATCGTGCGGGAGTACGACGTCCGTACCCCGGGCATCGAGGTCACGGCCGGCTCCCTCTCCGGCGGCAACCAGCAGAAGCTGATCGTCGGCCGCGAGATGAGCCACGAACCGAAGCTCCTGATCGCCGCCCACCCCACCCGTGGCGTGGACGTCGGCGCGCAGGCGCAGATCTGGGACCAGATCCGCGCGGCCCGCCGCGAAGGACTCGCAGTCCTGCTCATCTCGGCGGACCTGGACGAGCTCATCGGGCTCTCCGACACCCTGCGCGTCATGTACCGAGGGCGGCTGGTCGCTGACGCCGACCCCGCCACCATCACCCCCGAGGAACTGGGCTCGGCCATGACCGGCGCCGCCGCCGGTCGCCTCGACGCAGCACCGGAGGACGAGGCCCGATGA
- a CDS encoding BMP family lipoprotein, giving the protein MRRITRIATVGIMSAALALSVTACGDSSSSSSDTASSSTDNKTAIAYDIGGRGDQSFNDAAYAGLAKAEKDLGVKGTEAEPSEGESDADKVQRLTSLARAGNNPVIGVGFAYAPAIKKVAPKFPKITFGIIDDASVTGDNIANIVFNEEQGSYLAGVAAAKVTKTKKVGFIGGVETPLIKKFEAGYAQGVADTDPSVKVIPQYLTQPPNFDGFSKPDLGKAAAQGQLDQGADVIYSAAGLAGSGAIEAVSKAGKWNIGVDSDQYNQEGLAAYKKSILTSVTKDVELAVFNLIKSVQDGKPQTGEIRYGLDKDGVGLAMSNPAFTEMTEVIAAVDKAKQEIIDGKITVKTTP; this is encoded by the coding sequence TTGCGCCGGATCACCAGGATTGCCACCGTGGGCATTATGTCCGCGGCACTCGCACTCAGCGTTACCGCGTGCGGCGACTCGTCCTCGTCCTCCTCGGACACCGCGTCGTCGTCCACGGACAACAAGACCGCCATCGCGTACGACATCGGTGGCCGCGGCGACCAGTCGTTCAACGACGCCGCTTACGCGGGTCTGGCCAAGGCCGAGAAGGACCTCGGCGTCAAGGGCACCGAGGCCGAGCCCTCCGAGGGCGAGTCGGACGCGGACAAGGTCCAGCGCCTCACCTCGCTGGCCCGCGCCGGCAACAACCCGGTCATCGGTGTCGGCTTCGCCTACGCGCCCGCCATCAAGAAGGTCGCGCCGAAGTTCCCGAAGATCACCTTCGGCATCATCGACGACGCCTCGGTCACCGGCGACAACATCGCCAACATCGTCTTCAACGAGGAGCAGGGCTCCTACCTCGCGGGTGTCGCCGCCGCCAAGGTCACCAAGACCAAGAAGGTCGGCTTCATCGGTGGTGTCGAGACCCCGCTGATCAAGAAGTTCGAGGCGGGCTACGCCCAGGGTGTCGCGGACACCGACCCCTCGGTGAAGGTCATCCCGCAGTACCTGACCCAGCCGCCGAACTTCGACGGCTTCTCCAAGCCCGACCTCGGCAAGGCCGCTGCCCAGGGTCAGCTCGACCAGGGTGCCGACGTGATCTACTCGGCGGCCGGTCTGGCCGGTTCCGGTGCGATCGAGGCCGTCTCCAAGGCGGGCAAGTGGAACATCGGCGTCGACTCCGACCAGTACAACCAGGAAGGCCTCGCCGCCTACAAGAAGTCCATCCTGACCTCGGTCACCAAGGACGTCGAACTCGCCGTCTTCAACCTGATCAAGTCGGTCCAGGACGGCAAGCCGCAGACCGGTGAGATCCGCTACGGCCTGGACAAGGACGGCGTCGGCCTGGCCATGTCCAACCCGGCCTTCACCGAGATGACCGAGGTCATCGCCGCGGTGGACAAGGCGAAGCAGGAGATCATCGACGGCAAGATCACCGTCAAGACCACTCCGTAA
- a CDS encoding amidohydrolase: MKSRASHAEAELPGGVALPGALPGALSDELRAELIAFRRDLHMHPELGNQEFRTTAAIKARLERAGLKPRVLSTGTGLICDVGRRDGDTRSMLALRADIDALPIPDTKEGVSYRSTVPDRAHACGHDVHTTTVLGAGLVLAELDRQGLLPNPVRLIFQPAEEVLPGGAADAIEDGALEGVRRIIGVHCDPKVDVGKIGLRIGAITSACDRLEIALDGPGGHTARPHLTTDLVTAAARVATDVPALLARRVDARAGLALTWGRLETGHAPNVIPQHAELSGTVRCLDLDAWREAPDLVHAAVDEVAGMHRAKTVINYIRGVPPVVNDAESIGLLDAAMTVRRGSYAIEDTEQSLGGEDFSWYLEHVSGAMARLGVRTPGDTRGLDLHRGNFDVDEEAITVGVELFTASALLDGNRS, translated from the coding sequence TTGAAGTCCCGCGCGTCCCACGCCGAAGCCGAGCTGCCCGGGGGAGTCGCCCTGCCCGGCGCGCTGCCCGGCGCCCTGTCCGATGAGCTGCGTGCCGAGCTGATCGCCTTCCGGCGTGACCTTCACATGCACCCCGAGCTCGGCAACCAGGAGTTCCGTACCACCGCGGCCATCAAGGCCCGGCTGGAGAGGGCGGGGCTGAAGCCCCGGGTGCTCTCGACCGGGACCGGGCTCATCTGTGACGTGGGACGGCGGGACGGCGACACACGGAGCATGCTCGCGCTGCGGGCCGACATCGACGCGCTGCCGATCCCGGACACCAAGGAGGGCGTCTCCTACCGGTCCACGGTGCCCGACCGGGCGCACGCCTGCGGGCACGACGTCCACACCACCACGGTCCTCGGAGCCGGTCTCGTGCTCGCCGAGCTCGACCGGCAGGGCCTGCTGCCGAACCCCGTGCGGCTGATCTTCCAGCCGGCCGAGGAGGTCCTGCCCGGCGGTGCGGCCGACGCGATCGAGGACGGGGCGCTGGAGGGCGTCCGGCGGATCATCGGCGTGCACTGCGACCCGAAGGTGGACGTGGGGAAGATCGGGCTCCGGATCGGTGCGATCACCTCCGCCTGCGACCGGCTGGAGATCGCCCTCGACGGGCCCGGCGGACACACCGCCCGGCCGCACCTGACCACCGACCTGGTCACCGCCGCGGCCAGGGTCGCCACCGACGTGCCCGCGCTGCTCGCCCGGCGGGTCGACGCGCGCGCGGGGCTCGCCCTCACCTGGGGGCGGCTGGAGACCGGGCACGCGCCCAATGTCATCCCGCAACACGCCGAACTGTCCGGAACGGTTCGCTGCCTCGATCTGGACGCCTGGCGCGAGGCGCCGGATCTGGTGCACGCGGCGGTCGACGAGGTGGCCGGAATGCACAGGGCCAAGACCGTGATCAACTACATCCGCGGTGTGCCGCCCGTCGTGAACGACGCGGAATCCATCGGCCTGCTGGACGCCGCGATGACCGTCCGCCGCGGATCGTATGCGATCGAGGACACCGAACAGAGCCTGGGCGGGGAGGACTTCTCCTGGTACCTGGAGCACGTCTCCGGCGCCATGGCCAGGCTCGGAGTGCGTACGCCGGGCGACACCCGCGGTCTGGACCTGCACCGGGGGAACTTCGACGTGGACGAGGAGGCGATCACTGTTGGAGTGGAGCTGTTCACCGCTTCGGCGCTGCTCGACGGCAACCGCTCGTAA